AACGGTAGAGAGCCATATCAAACATATTAAAGTGAAGACCAACTGCAGCAATAAATCAGAGTTGATCAGTTTTCTATACCAGCTTTAATCGGCGCTTTCCTTGCTTTTTGACGGCAACACTTGCGCAGTCATCGAGCGATCGTTCTTGAGGCCAGATTTGAACGAAGGGACGCCGCGCGCTTCCAAGGCTTCCAGCTCTTGAGCCGAAGGTAAATTCGTGATTCTTTTTTTTGCCTTGTTCGCTTTGGCTAATTGTTGTTTTTTCTCATACGGTAATTGCTGATATTGTTCCCAAAGCAGCGCTTTTTCGTGTGCGTCGATCTGCACAGCCTGCGCATAATTTTCACGCGCGATATCACGCTGGACCGGGCTCAGATTGGCCCAAGCACGCATGCGATCTTGGGCGCGCTGTTGCTGCTCCGGTTTCATCGCGAAAAATTTCTGGGTCACATGCAGCCATTTTTGCTTTCGTTCTGCATGCAAAGTATTCCACGCCTTAGCCAGCGGCGACAGTGCATCGCGTTGCGCAGCATTGAGATCTTGCCAAGATGGATTTTTTTTGAAGCACGCCATTTGCGCGCTCGCTTCGAGTCCATGTTGCGTCCACACCGATACCAAGAGCGCTGATGTATCGGGAAATTTTTCTTCT
The sequence above is drawn from the Undibacterium sp. CCC3.4 genome and encodes:
- a CDS encoding DUF3106 domain-containing protein; this encodes MIRKNLGVRIGGIALAVTLLVVAGYALRPKEEKFPDTSALLVSVWTQHGLEASAQMACFKKNPSWQDLNAAQRDALSPLAKAWNTLHAERKQKWLHVTQKFFAMKPEQQQRAQDRMRAWANLSPVQRDIARENYAQAVQIDAHEKALLWEQYQQLPYEKKQQLAKANKAKKRITNLPSAQELEALEARGVPSFKSGLKNDRSMTAQVLPSKSKESAD